The sequence below is a genomic window from candidate division WOR-3 bacterium.
TGCCGGTTTCTTTTCCCAAGGCCTCGCTGCCGTGAAGTTGGATAACAAGTGGGCATTTATCGACCAGAGTGGGAACATAATGATCAAGCCGCAATTCACTCCTTTCAGTGTTTCGGCTGGGCAGACTTTTACGGCTAATGTGACATTGATCGTGTTGCCGTAGATCTTTGCCGTCAATATTCAATCAGGAGAGGTTTAACGACCTCTCCTTTTTGTTTTCAATAGAAAAAGGCCGGCATGCGCCGGCCTTTTTACAGCAGGGAATGTATTAGTTGATATCGATTTCGATATGCTTGGGTTTCAGTGATTCTGGCTTCGGAAGAGTAACATGGAGCACGCCGTCCTTGTAAGTGGCTTTCACTTTGTCGGCATCAACGGTCGCGGGTAATCTTATCATTCTGCGGAATTGTCCGTAGCAGCGTTCGATACGATGAACTGTTTTGTCTTTCTTCTCGTTTTCGCGTGTTCTTTCACCGGAAATCGTAAGCATATCATCCTGTACCGATACCTTTATATCCTCTTTTGTCATGCCCGGTATCTCTGCCCTGACCATCAGATTGCCATTGCTTTCCTCTATATCGATTGCGGGTTTCCAGTAATTGTCAAGATCACCTTGGCCACTTCCAAAAAATGTATCGAAGAGGCGGTCCATATCGTCTCTCATGCTAACTAACTCTCTGAAGGGTTCC
It includes:
- a CDS encoding Hsp20/alpha crystallin family protein — encoded protein: MNEKQMKPWEPFRELVSMRDDMDRLFDTFFGSGQGDLDNYWKPAIDIEESNGNLMVRAEIPGMTKEDIKVSVQDDMLTISGERTRENEKKDKTVHRIERCYGQFRRMIRLPATVDADKVKATYKDGVLHVTLPKPESLKPKHIEIDIN